Proteins co-encoded in one Synechococcus elongatus PCC 6301 genomic window:
- a CDS encoding TPM domain-containing protein produces the protein MLTSWLPKLCAAIAALLFLLPAAPAQAFNNPELLPDSPTPIIDLARVLTDTQEQRLARELNQFEDETGWKLRVLTQFDRTPGLAVRDFWNLDERSVLLIADQRGGNLLNFNVGEAFYAFMPRTFWVELQTRYGNQFYVRDHGEDGAIFDSLHSIEGCLRQGGCSVVPGLPQEQWVLTLVTSVLGGLVCGFTAHPRKPGQIIAWQWVLIFSPLWGILFIAFGIGPVITRTTDWLPLFRNVAGFLVGALGAYLIYQFRSSNSSTPAQ, from the coding sequence ATGTTGACTTCCTGGCTTCCGAAACTCTGTGCTGCGATCGCGGCGCTTCTCTTCCTGCTCCCTGCCGCTCCCGCGCAGGCCTTTAATAATCCTGAGCTCCTGCCTGATAGCCCCACCCCGATCATCGACTTGGCTCGTGTGCTCACCGACACCCAAGAGCAACGACTAGCCCGAGAACTGAACCAGTTTGAAGATGAAACCGGCTGGAAGCTGCGGGTGCTGACTCAGTTCGATCGCACACCGGGGCTAGCCGTGCGTGACTTCTGGAATTTAGATGAGCGCAGCGTGCTGCTGATTGCAGATCAGCGGGGCGGTAACTTACTGAACTTCAACGTCGGTGAAGCCTTCTATGCCTTCATGCCGCGGACTTTCTGGGTTGAGTTACAAACGCGCTACGGCAACCAGTTCTACGTGCGCGACCATGGCGAAGACGGAGCAATTTTTGATTCTCTTCATTCGATTGAAGGCTGCCTGCGCCAGGGTGGCTGCAGTGTGGTGCCAGGGCTACCGCAAGAACAATGGGTTCTAACACTGGTCACCTCCGTCCTCGGCGGTTTGGTTTGTGGATTCACAGCACACCCCCGCAAGCCCGGTCAGATCATCGCTTGGCAATGGGTGCTAATCTTCTCGCCGCTCTGGGGAATTTTGTTCATTGCCTTTGGCATTGGTCCAGTAATTACTCGCACCACTGACTGGCTGCCGCTCTTTCGGAATGTCGCGGGCTTCTTAGTTGGAGCCTTGGGCGCTTACTTGATCTATCAATTCCGCAGTTCGAATTCTTCTACGCCTGCTCAATAG
- the clpB gene encoding ATP-dependent chaperone ClpB has product MQPTNPNQFTEKAWEAIVRTTDVAKQAQHQQIESEHLFLALLQGPGLALNILKKAGLEAAQLQQFTERFIARQPKVSGGNQSVYLGRSLDQLLDQADQFRKDFGDEFISVEHLILSFPRDSRFGRLLSQEFKVDEKQLRQIIQQIRGSQKVTDQNPEGKYEALEKYGRDLTEMARRGKLDPVIGRDDEIRRTIQILSRRTKNNPVLIGEPGVGKTAIAEGLAQRIINGDVPQSLKDRRLIALDMGALIAGAKFRGEFEERLKAVLKEVTDSEGIIILFIDEIHTVVGAGAVQGSMDAGNLLKPMLARGELRCIGATTLDEYRQYIEKDAALERRFQQVFVDQPTVEDTISILRGLKERYEVHHGVRISDNALVAAAVLSTRYISDRFLPDKAIDLVDESAARLKMEITSKPEELDEIDRKILQLEMERLSLQKESDLASQERLQRLEKELADLKEEQRSLSSQWQAEKDVITDIQSVKEEIDQVNLLMQQAERDYDLNKAAELKYGKLTELQRKLNEMEGGLATTHTSGKSLLREEVTEVDIAEIISKWTGIPVSKLVESEMQKLLNLDEELHQRVIGQEEAVSAVADAIQRSRAGLSDPKRPIASFIFLGPTGVGKTELAKALAAYLFDTEDAMIRIDMSEYMEKHAVSRLIGAPPGYVGYDEGGQLTEAVRRRPYSVILFDEIEKAHPDVFNVMLQILDDGRVTDSRGRTVDFKNTILILTSNIGSQYILDVAGDDSRYEEMRSRVTEALRANFRPEFLNRVDETIIFHSLRKDQLQQIVRIQLHRLEERLSDRKLSLSMSPEAIDFLVEIGFDPVYGARPLKRVIQRELETAIAKAILRGQFSDGDTIQVAVENERLVFKAIATPTAVPLS; this is encoded by the coding sequence ATGCAACCGACGAATCCCAATCAATTTACTGAAAAAGCCTGGGAAGCGATCGTTCGCACAACTGATGTTGCGAAACAAGCTCAGCATCAGCAAATTGAATCAGAACATCTGTTTTTGGCCTTGCTTCAAGGACCAGGGCTGGCTCTGAATATCCTCAAGAAAGCAGGGTTAGAAGCGGCACAACTACAGCAGTTTACAGAGCGGTTTATTGCCCGCCAGCCAAAGGTGAGTGGGGGTAATCAGTCGGTTTATCTGGGGCGATCGCTCGATCAACTCCTCGATCAGGCGGATCAGTTTCGCAAGGACTTTGGGGATGAATTTATTTCGGTTGAGCACCTCATCCTCAGCTTTCCCCGCGATTCCCGTTTTGGGCGCTTGCTCAGTCAAGAATTCAAGGTTGACGAGAAGCAGCTCCGTCAGATTATTCAACAGATTCGAGGCAGCCAAAAAGTGACTGATCAAAACCCTGAAGGTAAATACGAAGCCCTCGAAAAATATGGGCGTGACCTGACTGAAATGGCGCGTCGTGGCAAGCTCGATCCCGTCATTGGCCGCGATGATGAAATCCGTCGCACTATTCAGATTCTCAGTCGGCGCACCAAGAATAATCCGGTCTTGATTGGCGAGCCTGGGGTTGGCAAAACTGCGATCGCAGAAGGATTAGCCCAGCGGATTATTAATGGTGATGTCCCGCAATCCCTCAAGGATCGGCGGCTGATTGCTTTGGACATGGGTGCCTTAATTGCAGGTGCTAAATTCCGGGGTGAGTTTGAAGAACGCCTGAAAGCAGTCCTCAAGGAAGTCACTGACTCTGAAGGCATCATTATCCTCTTTATTGATGAGATTCATACGGTGGTTGGTGCTGGAGCGGTCCAAGGCTCCATGGATGCTGGCAACTTACTGAAGCCGATGCTGGCGCGGGGAGAATTGCGCTGTATTGGGGCAACCACACTAGATGAATATCGCCAATATATTGAGAAGGATGCGGCTCTTGAACGACGCTTCCAACAGGTCTTTGTCGATCAACCTACGGTAGAAGATACGATCTCGATTTTGCGTGGCTTAAAAGAGCGCTATGAAGTGCATCATGGCGTCCGTATTTCTGACAACGCTCTTGTCGCTGCTGCTGTCCTCTCGACCCGCTACATCAGCGATCGCTTCTTGCCAGATAAGGCGATTGATTTAGTCGATGAGTCGGCGGCTCGACTCAAGATGGAAATCACTTCAAAGCCAGAAGAATTAGATGAGATCGATCGCAAGATTCTCCAGCTCGAAATGGAACGACTCTCCTTGCAAAAAGAGAGTGATCTTGCCTCACAGGAACGTCTGCAACGGCTAGAAAAAGAGTTGGCCGACCTAAAAGAAGAGCAGCGGAGTTTAAGCAGTCAATGGCAAGCTGAAAAGGATGTTATTACTGATATCCAATCCGTCAAGGAAGAGATTGATCAGGTTAACTTGCTAATGCAACAGGCTGAGCGAGATTACGACCTGAACAAAGCAGCTGAGCTGAAGTACGGCAAACTGACAGAACTGCAGCGCAAGCTCAACGAAATGGAGGGCGGTTTAGCGACGACCCACACCAGTGGCAAGTCTCTGCTGCGCGAAGAAGTGACAGAGGTTGACATTGCTGAAATCATCTCTAAGTGGACGGGGATTCCTGTCAGCAAGCTGGTTGAGTCAGAGATGCAAAAGCTCCTCAATCTCGATGAAGAACTGCATCAACGGGTGATTGGCCAAGAAGAAGCGGTTTCTGCTGTCGCGGATGCAATTCAGCGATCGCGAGCTGGGTTGTCTGATCCGAAACGCCCGATCGCGAGCTTCATCTTCTTGGGCCCTACAGGGGTTGGTAAAACCGAGTTGGCCAAAGCCCTAGCTGCCTATCTCTTCGACACTGAAGACGCGATGATTCGCATTGATATGTCGGAGTACATGGAGAAACACGCGGTTTCGCGGCTAATCGGCGCGCCTCCGGGCTACGTCGGCTATGACGAAGGCGGCCAACTCACGGAAGCGGTGCGGCGGCGTCCCTATTCCGTCATCCTCTTTGATGAGATTGAGAAGGCCCATCCAGATGTCTTCAACGTCATGTTGCAGATTCTCGATGATGGTCGAGTCACCGATAGCCGCGGCCGAACAGTGGACTTCAAGAATACAATCTTGATTTTGACCAGCAATATCGGTTCGCAATACATTCTCGATGTGGCTGGCGATGACAGCCGCTACGAAGAAATGCGGAGCCGTGTCACCGAAGCACTGCGGGCTAATTTCCGACCGGAATTTCTGAATCGGGTCGATGAGACAATCATCTTCCACAGCCTGCGCAAGGATCAGTTGCAGCAGATTGTGCGGATTCAACTGCATCGCCTTGAAGAACGATTGAGCGATCGCAAATTATCGCTGTCGATGAGTCCAGAAGCGATCGATTTCTTGGTTGAGATTGGTTTTGATCCCGTCTATGGAGCTCGTCCGCTCAAACGAGTCATTCAGCGAGAGTTGGAAACTGCGATCGCTAAGGCGATCCTCAGGGGGCAATTCAGTGATGGCGACACGATTCAAGTTGCTGTGGAGAATGAACGACTCGTCTTTAAGGCGATCGCAACTCCAACTGCGGTTCCCCTGAGCTAA
- the petE gene encoding plastocyanin: MKVLASFARRLSLFAVAAVLCVGSFFLSAAPASAQTVAIKMGADNGMLAFEPSTIEIQAGDTVQWVNNKLAPHNVVVEGQPELSHKDLAFSPGETFEATFSEPGTYTYYCEPHRGAGMVGKIVVQ, translated from the coding sequence ATGAAAGTTTTGGCTTCTTTTGCACGCCGCCTCAGCCTCTTCGCTGTTGCTGCTGTGCTCTGCGTCGGTAGCTTCTTCCTCTCGGCAGCACCGGCATCTGCTCAGACCGTTGCGATCAAAATGGGCGCAGACAACGGCATGCTGGCGTTTGAACCCTCGACCATCGAGATCCAAGCGGGCGACACGGTCCAGTGGGTCAACAATAAACTGGCGCCCCACAACGTTGTGGTCGAGGGCCAACCGGAACTCTCTCACAAAGATCTCGCCTTCTCGCCTGGCGAAACCTTTGAAGCTACCTTCAGCGAGCCTGGCACCTACACCTACTACTGCGAGCCCCACCGCGGCGCTGGCATGGTTGGCAAAATCGTGGTCCAGTAA